The following proteins come from a genomic window of Blastococcus sp. HT6-30:
- a CDS encoding EAL domain-containing protein: MLGTRTARLPDCRPLLADADDLTLVFQPIVDLAAATVVGYEALARFPGTAGPDVWFAAAAEAGIAAELEALAVHKALAAVDALPPDTFLTVNVSPHLLGSAVVREALACRGDDLHRVVVELTGHTQAAGLECLRRETDALRERGALIALDDAGSGCSGLQHLAAVRPQLVKLDRALVADVDGDPVRMALAEVIGELAGRLDAWLLAEGVETAAELAAVARLGAPLAQGWLLGRPAPEFRPLDPDVARLVRTQVTRARPTDSVAGLMRPVRQCALGEELPGVPPAVLVGPHGEPVSLLLADARTGEVHTAPVSLRVTPSTDVGDALSRALTRPPARRFDPVICTDPAGQVLGLLRIEDLATAGRAAR, from the coding sequence ATGCTCGGCACGCGCACGGCCCGTCTCCCGGATTGCCGGCCGCTGCTCGCCGACGCCGACGACCTCACCCTGGTCTTCCAACCGATCGTCGACCTCGCCGCCGCCACCGTGGTCGGCTACGAGGCGCTGGCCCGCTTCCCCGGTACCGCCGGACCCGACGTCTGGTTCGCCGCCGCCGCCGAGGCCGGCATCGCCGCCGAGCTCGAGGCGCTGGCCGTCCACAAGGCGCTCGCCGCCGTCGACGCGTTGCCGCCCGACACGTTCCTGACCGTCAACGTCAGCCCGCACCTCCTCGGGTCCGCCGTCGTCCGGGAGGCCCTCGCCTGCCGGGGCGACGACCTGCACCGGGTGGTCGTCGAGCTCACCGGGCACACGCAGGCGGCCGGCCTGGAGTGCCTGCGCCGGGAGACCGACGCGCTGCGCGAGCGGGGCGCGCTGATCGCCCTCGACGACGCCGGCAGCGGCTGCTCCGGCCTCCAGCACCTGGCCGCCGTCCGGCCGCAGCTGGTCAAGCTCGACCGTGCGCTGGTCGCCGACGTCGACGGTGATCCCGTGCGCATGGCGCTGGCCGAGGTGATCGGCGAGCTCGCCGGCCGGCTGGACGCCTGGCTGCTGGCCGAGGGGGTCGAGACCGCCGCCGAGCTGGCCGCCGTCGCGCGGCTCGGCGCACCGCTGGCCCAGGGCTGGCTGCTCGGCCGCCCGGCGCCCGAGTTCCGCCCGCTCGACCCCGACGTCGCCCGGCTGGTGCGCACCCAGGTGACCCGCGCGCGGCCGACCGACAGCGTGGCCGGCCTCATGCGCCCCGTCCGGCAGTGCGCGCTGGGCGAGGAGCTGCCCGGCGTCCCCCCGGCCGTGCTGGTCGGCCCGCACGGGGAGCCGGTGTCGCTGCTGCTGGCGGACGCCCGCACCGGTGAGGTCCACACCGCACCGGTGTCGCTGAGGGTCACCCCCTCCACCGACGTCGGCGACGCCCTCTCCCGGGCCCTCACCCGACCCCCCGCCCGGCGCTTCGACCCCGTGATCTGCACCGACCCGGCCGGCCAGGTGCTCGGGCTGCTGCGGATCGAGGACCTCGCGACGGCCGGCCGCGCCGCCCGCTGA
- a CDS encoding TetR/AcrR family transcriptional regulator produces the protein MKVEATRPTGGEAVAAVRDRRDSRWDEHRRARRAALVDAAVVAVGKHGAGVGMEEIAAEAGTSKTVVYRHFADRSDLHVAVCTRVAEQLLPTLRAAMEASDQPREMLGGAVEAYLAFLEADPELYRFVVHGPPGSVDAADPITGLSDLVGDQAAAVLAPALEQAGRDPATAAPWGHAVVGLVRAAADWWLRAGRPTPRRELAAHLTELTWAGLSGVVTTEPRKEDL, from the coding sequence GTGAAAGTCGAGGCGACGAGGCCCACTGGAGGAGAGGCTGTTGCGGCCGTCCGGGACCGGCGCGACTCCCGGTGGGACGAGCACCGCCGCGCCCGCCGGGCCGCGCTGGTCGATGCGGCGGTCGTCGCCGTCGGCAAGCACGGCGCCGGCGTCGGCATGGAGGAGATCGCCGCCGAGGCGGGGACCAGCAAGACCGTCGTCTACCGCCACTTCGCCGACCGCAGCGACCTGCACGTCGCCGTCTGCACCCGGGTGGCCGAGCAACTGCTGCCCACCCTGCGCGCGGCGATGGAGGCGTCCGACCAGCCCCGCGAGATGCTCGGCGGCGCCGTGGAGGCCTACCTGGCCTTCCTGGAGGCCGACCCCGAGCTCTACCGCTTCGTCGTCCACGGACCACCGGGCTCGGTCGACGCGGCCGACCCGATCACCGGCCTGTCCGACCTCGTCGGCGACCAGGCGGCCGCCGTCCTGGCCCCGGCGCTCGAGCAGGCCGGCCGGGATCCGGCCACCGCCGCTCCCTGGGGCCACGCCGTCGTCGGCCTGGTCCGCGCCGCCGCCGACTGGTGGCTCCGCGCGGGCCGCCCCACGCCGCGCCGGGAACTCGCCGCCCACCTCACCGAACTTACCTGGGCCGGACTCTCCGGCGTCGTCACCACCGAACCCCGCAAGGAGGACCTGTGA
- a CDS encoding TRIC cation channel family protein: protein MEILAAAETLRVPAAVDLAAIVIGALTGGLLAAREGFAVSGVLLLAVSGGLGGGLIRDVLLAEGPPVALTNQAYLPTVAITAGVTFFFSGWLARLTGLLVVLDAVTLGFFTVIGAQKAQLAGLPSASVVFIGTLTAVGGALIRDMLLAQRADIIGPGPYNAVAALIGATALTVLAGPLGLDPIPVAALVIALVAALRVLSVWRGWEAPVAVDLPGRTRSRLLRRRERIPHRRRAGAALFRRTRRG from the coding sequence GTGGAGATCCTGGCCGCGGCCGAGACCCTGCGGGTACCGGCCGCGGTCGACCTCGCGGCCATCGTCATCGGCGCCCTGACCGGCGGCCTGCTCGCCGCCCGCGAGGGCTTCGCCGTCTCCGGTGTCCTGCTGCTGGCGGTCAGCGGCGGGCTCGGCGGCGGACTGATCCGCGACGTGCTGCTCGCCGAGGGCCCACCGGTCGCCCTCACCAACCAGGCCTACCTGCCCACGGTCGCCATCACCGCCGGCGTCACCTTCTTCTTCTCCGGCTGGCTGGCCCGGCTCACCGGCCTGCTGGTGGTGCTCGACGCCGTCACCCTGGGCTTCTTCACCGTCATCGGCGCGCAGAAGGCTCAGCTCGCCGGCCTGCCCAGCGCCTCGGTGGTCTTCATCGGCACGCTGACCGCCGTCGGCGGGGCGCTCATCCGCGACATGCTGCTCGCCCAGCGCGCCGACATCATCGGGCCAGGCCCCTACAACGCCGTCGCGGCGCTCATCGGCGCGACCGCGCTGACCGTCCTCGCCGGCCCCCTCGGCCTGGACCCGATCCCGGTCGCCGCCCTGGTCATCGCCCTGGTGGCGGCGCTGCGGGTGCTGTCGGTGTGGCGGGGCTGGGAGGCGCCGGTCGCCGTCGACCTGCCCGGCCGCACCCGCAGCCGGCTGCTCCGCCGGCGGGAACGCATACCGCACCGGCGCCGGGCGGGTGCGGCGCTGTTCCGTCGCACGCGCCGGGGCTGA
- a CDS encoding acetyl-CoA C-acetyltransferase has translation MAENAKPATRKAAIVGGNRIPFARSNSAYAQASNQDMLTATLDGLVARFGLQGESVGEVVAGAVLKHARDFNLTREAVLGSKLSPTTPAYDVQQACGTGLEAATLVANKIALGQIESGIAGGVDTTSDAPLAVSDDLRRVLISLNNAKTVQDRLKALARIRPGMIAPEIPRNAEPRTGLAMGDHAAITAKEWEIGREEQDELAVRSHRSMAAAYDRGFFDDLVTPFLGLARDNNLRPDSSVEKLAKLKPVFGKGDPDATMTAGNSTPLTDGASAVLLASDEWAEAKGLPVLAHLVDAQTAAVDYVHGGEGLLMAPVYAVPVLLARNGLTLQDFDFYEIHEAFASTVLATLKAWEDPGYCKEKLGLDAPLGSIDRAKLNVNGSSLAAGHPFAATGGRIVAQLAKQLHEAGPGKRGLISICAAGGQGVVAILES, from the coding sequence ATGGCTGAGAACGCGAAGCCTGCTACCCGTAAGGCGGCGATCGTCGGCGGGAACCGGATCCCGTTCGCGCGGTCCAACTCGGCGTACGCCCAGGCGTCCAACCAGGACATGCTCACCGCCACGCTCGACGGGCTGGTCGCCCGGTTCGGGCTGCAGGGCGAGTCGGTCGGCGAGGTCGTCGCCGGTGCCGTCCTCAAGCACGCCCGCGACTTCAACCTGACCCGCGAGGCGGTGCTCGGCTCGAAGCTGTCGCCCACGACACCGGCCTACGACGTGCAGCAGGCTTGCGGAACCGGGCTGGAGGCGGCGACCCTCGTCGCCAACAAGATCGCCCTCGGGCAGATCGAGTCCGGCATCGCCGGCGGCGTCGACACCACCTCCGACGCCCCGCTCGCGGTCAGCGACGACCTGCGCCGGGTGCTCATCTCCCTGAACAACGCGAAGACGGTGCAGGACCGGCTCAAGGCGCTGGCGCGGATCCGCCCGGGCATGATCGCGCCGGAGATCCCGCGCAACGCCGAGCCGCGTACCGGCCTGGCCATGGGCGACCACGCGGCGATCACCGCCAAGGAGTGGGAGATCGGCCGCGAGGAGCAGGACGAGCTCGCCGTCCGCTCGCACCGGTCCATGGCCGCCGCCTACGACCGCGGCTTCTTCGACGACCTGGTGACGCCGTTCCTGGGGCTGGCCCGGGACAACAACCTGCGGCCCGACTCCAGCGTGGAGAAGCTGGCGAAGCTCAAGCCGGTGTTCGGCAAGGGCGACCCCGACGCCACCATGACCGCGGGCAACTCCACGCCGCTGACCGACGGCGCGTCGGCGGTGCTGCTGGCCTCCGACGAGTGGGCCGAGGCCAAGGGGCTGCCAGTGCTGGCCCACCTGGTCGACGCGCAGACCGCGGCCGTCGACTACGTGCACGGCGGCGAGGGCCTGCTCATGGCGCCGGTGTACGCGGTGCCGGTGCTGCTGGCCCGCAACGGGCTGACCTTGCAGGACTTCGACTTCTACGAGATCCACGAGGCGTTCGCCTCCACGGTGCTCGCCACCCTGAAGGCCTGGGAGGACCCGGGCTACTGCAAGGAGAAGCTCGGGCTGGACGCCCCGCTGGGCTCCATCGACCGGGCCAAGCTCAACGTCAACGGCTCGTCGCTGGCCGCAGGGCACCCGTTCGCCGCGACCGGCGGCCGCATCGTGGCGCAGCTGGCCAAGCAGCTGCACGAGGCGGGCCCCGGCAAGCGTGGCCTGATCTCCATCTGCGCCGCCGGCGGCCAGGGCGTCGTCGCCATCCTCGAGTCCTGA
- a CDS encoding acyl-CoA dehydrogenase, with amino-acid sequence MTSTLPPTVDPARLQEALDGRWAHVRRDARENLHDPEMLPVYGETMAEARERVTRMTRTLAESGRVTLGFPKEFGGEADAGGSVTSIEMLAFVDLSLMVKAGVQWGLFGGAVQLLGTRRHHEAYLRDIMSYDLPGCFAMTETGHGSDVQQLRTTCTYDPATQTFDLHTPHQAARKDYIGNAAQDGRMAVVFAQLVTQGKNHGVHAWLVPIRDEDGNPMPGVTIGDDGPKAGLLGVDNGRLTFDHVSVPRDMLLDRYGQVAEDGTYTSSIENETRRFFTMLGTLVRGRVSVGGSAASATKLALDIAVRYGNARRQFAAPGEEREIVINDYLVHQRKLLPALAKTYALHFAQAELVSTMHDVQTAVHEHGQQIDEQAQRELESRAAGLKVAQTWHATNTIQMCREACGGAGYLQENRLPHLKADTDVFTTFEGDNTVLLQLVAKGLLTGYRDTFGSLDGWGRIGFVADMVRETVLERTAARALIQRLVDAVPGRDDEVPMLDRGWQLKMFEFREKHTLEGAIRRLRKNSTTPGMAPFDMFNDVQDHVLKTARTHIDRIVLEAFVEGVDRATDPDVGTLLDRVCDLYALSTIEEDKAWFLEHGQLTPGRAKALTATVNGLLKELRPHITTLVDAFAIPAGWKAAAILEEEPGRQEAMAARDAELRARHGGGSPEGTATDLDVPPGQ; translated from the coding sequence GTGACGAGCACCCTGCCCCCCACGGTCGACCCGGCCCGCCTCCAGGAGGCGCTCGACGGCCGCTGGGCGCACGTGCGCCGCGACGCCCGCGAGAACCTGCACGACCCGGAGATGCTCCCCGTCTACGGCGAGACGATGGCCGAGGCCCGCGAGCGGGTCACCCGCATGACCCGCACCCTCGCCGAGTCCGGCCGCGTGACCCTCGGCTTCCCCAAGGAGTTCGGCGGCGAGGCCGACGCCGGCGGCTCGGTGACCTCGATCGAGATGCTCGCCTTCGTCGACCTCTCGCTCATGGTCAAGGCCGGCGTGCAGTGGGGGCTGTTCGGCGGCGCCGTCCAGCTGCTCGGCACGCGCCGGCACCACGAGGCCTACCTGCGCGACATCATGAGCTACGACCTGCCCGGCTGCTTCGCCATGACCGAGACCGGCCACGGCTCCGACGTCCAGCAGCTGCGCACGACCTGCACCTACGACCCCGCGACGCAGACGTTCGACCTGCACACCCCGCACCAGGCCGCGCGCAAGGACTACATCGGCAACGCGGCCCAGGACGGGCGGATGGCCGTCGTCTTCGCGCAGCTGGTCACGCAGGGGAAGAACCACGGCGTGCACGCCTGGCTGGTGCCCATCCGAGACGAGGACGGCAACCCGATGCCCGGCGTCACCATCGGCGACGACGGCCCGAAGGCCGGGCTGCTCGGCGTGGACAACGGCCGGCTGACCTTCGACCACGTCTCCGTCCCGCGCGACATGCTGCTGGACCGCTACGGGCAGGTCGCCGAGGACGGCACGTACACCTCGAGCATCGAGAACGAGACCCGCCGCTTCTTCACCATGCTCGGCACGCTCGTGCGCGGCCGGGTCAGCGTCGGCGGCTCGGCGGCGTCGGCCACCAAGCTGGCCCTCGACATCGCCGTCCGGTACGGCAACGCCCGCCGCCAGTTCGCCGCCCCCGGCGAGGAGCGCGAGATCGTCATCAACGACTACCTCGTGCACCAGCGCAAGCTGCTGCCCGCGCTGGCGAAGACCTACGCGCTGCACTTCGCCCAGGCCGAGCTGGTGAGCACGATGCACGACGTCCAGACGGCGGTGCACGAGCACGGGCAGCAGATCGACGAGCAGGCCCAGCGCGAGCTGGAGTCCCGCGCCGCCGGGCTCAAGGTGGCCCAGACCTGGCACGCCACGAACACCATCCAGATGTGCCGCGAGGCGTGCGGCGGTGCCGGCTACCTGCAGGAGAACCGACTGCCCCACCTCAAGGCCGACACCGACGTCTTCACCACGTTCGAGGGCGACAACACCGTCCTGCTCCAGCTGGTGGCCAAGGGGCTGCTCACCGGCTACCGCGACACCTTCGGCTCGCTCGACGGCTGGGGCCGGATCGGCTTCGTCGCCGACATGGTCCGCGAGACGGTGCTGGAGCGGACCGCCGCCCGCGCCCTCATCCAGCGGCTCGTCGACGCCGTCCCCGGCCGGGACGACGAGGTGCCGATGCTCGACCGCGGCTGGCAGCTCAAGATGTTCGAGTTCCGCGAGAAGCACACGCTGGAGGGGGCGATCCGGCGGCTGCGGAAGAACTCGACGACCCCCGGCATGGCCCCGTTCGACATGTTCAACGACGTCCAGGACCACGTGCTGAAGACCGCGCGGACGCACATCGACCGCATCGTCCTCGAGGCCTTCGTCGAGGGCGTCGACCGCGCCACCGACCCCGACGTCGGCACGCTGCTCGACAGGGTCTGCGACCTCTACGCGCTGTCGACGATCGAGGAGGACAAGGCCTGGTTCCTCGAGCACGGGCAGCTGACCCCGGGCCGGGCCAAGGCCCTGACGGCGACGGTGAACGGCCTGCTCAAGGAGCTGCGGCCGCACATCACCACGCTGGTCGACGCCTTCGCCATCCCGGCGGGCTGGAAGGCCGCGGCCATCCTGGAGGAGGAGCCGGGCCGGCAGGAGGCGATGGCCGCCCGCGACGCCGAGCTGCGCGCCCGGCACGGAGGCGGAAGCCCCGAGGGCACCGCGACCGACCTGGACGTCCCACCCGGCCAGTGA
- a CDS encoding serine hydrolase domain-containing protein, giving the protein MSEELQVGTDPAEVGMDPARLGRIDDRLARYVDDGQLPGFLVTVARHGKLVHVGRYGSRDVENGRPVEVDTRWRIFSMTKPVTSVAAMMLYEEGAFQLADPIARWLPEFAETRVYVAGSAMKPVTSPQVEPIRIWHLLTHMSGLTYGFHHAHPVDAMYRAMGHEWGTPPGTDLAEACRQWASVPLVFQPGSEWNYGVSTDVLGRLVEVVSGLSLDEFFEQRIFAPLGMRNTSFGLREGDDPDSLARLYAATPGQPGGAATGFAPLDTMGQAALSKPAFLSGGGGLVSTAGDYLRFLEMLRRGGSYDGGRMLGPRTLAHMVRNHIPGGQDLETFGRPLFAETPLRGVGFGLGFSMVIDPARYGVVSNVGDYSWGGAASTAFYVDPVEDVTVSFYTQLLPSSTLPIRNYLRSLVNQAIVV; this is encoded by the coding sequence GTGAGCGAGGAACTGCAGGTGGGCACCGACCCGGCCGAGGTGGGCATGGACCCCGCCCGCCTGGGACGCATCGACGACCGGCTCGCCCGCTACGTCGACGACGGCCAGCTACCCGGCTTCCTGGTGACGGTCGCCCGCCACGGCAAGCTGGTGCACGTCGGGCGCTACGGCTCCCGCGACGTGGAGAACGGCCGCCCCGTCGAGGTGGACACCCGGTGGCGCATCTTCTCGATGACGAAACCGGTCACCTCGGTGGCGGCGATGATGCTCTACGAGGAAGGCGCCTTCCAGCTCGCCGACCCGATCGCGCGGTGGCTGCCGGAGTTCGCCGAGACCCGCGTGTACGTGGCCGGGTCGGCGATGAAGCCGGTGACCAGCCCCCAGGTCGAGCCGATCAGGATCTGGCACCTGCTGACCCACATGTCGGGGCTCACCTACGGCTTCCACCACGCGCACCCGGTCGACGCCATGTACCGCGCGATGGGCCACGAGTGGGGCACGCCCCCGGGGACGGACCTGGCCGAGGCGTGCCGGCAGTGGGCGTCGGTGCCGCTGGTCTTCCAGCCGGGCAGCGAGTGGAACTACGGCGTCTCCACCGACGTGCTCGGCCGGCTGGTGGAGGTCGTGTCCGGGCTGTCCCTGGACGAGTTCTTCGAGCAGCGCATCTTCGCCCCGCTCGGCATGCGGAACACCTCCTTCGGCCTCCGCGAGGGTGACGACCCCGACTCCCTGGCCCGGCTCTACGCCGCCACCCCGGGGCAGCCCGGGGGCGCCGCCACGGGGTTCGCCCCTCTCGACACCATGGGGCAGGCGGCGCTGAGCAAGCCGGCGTTCCTCTCCGGCGGCGGCGGGCTGGTCTCCACCGCCGGCGACTACCTGCGGTTCCTCGAGATGCTCCGCCGCGGCGGGTCCTACGACGGCGGCCGGATGCTCGGGCCCCGCACGCTGGCGCACATGGTCCGCAACCACATCCCCGGCGGGCAGGACCTGGAGACCTTCGGCCGGCCGCTGTTCGCCGAGACGCCGCTGCGCGGGGTGGGCTTCGGCCTCGGGTTCTCGATGGTGATCGACCCGGCGCGCTACGGCGTCGTCTCCAATGTGGGCGACTACAGCTGGGGCGGGGCGGCCTCCACGGCGTTCTACGTCGACCCGGTGGAGGACGTCACCGTCAGCTTCTACACGCAGCTGCTGCCCTCGAGCACGCTGCCGATCCGCAACTACCTGCGCTCCCTGGTCAACCAGGCCATCGTCGTCTGA
- a CDS encoding MaoC family dehydratase, with amino-acid sequence MAQTTAEGVEGVQGLVGQHLGYSDWVTITQEQVNQFAEATGDHQWIHVDPERAKKESPFGGPIAHGYLTLSLLPSLMPQIVEITGFRMGVNYGTEKVRFPSPVPVGAKVRAGATLEAATPFDGGVQMNLAVTVEIEGGSKPAMVATVVYRRYL; translated from the coding sequence ATGGCGCAGACGACGGCCGAGGGCGTCGAGGGGGTCCAGGGCCTGGTGGGGCAGCACCTGGGCTACAGCGACTGGGTGACGATCACGCAGGAGCAGGTGAACCAGTTCGCCGAGGCGACCGGTGACCACCAGTGGATCCACGTGGACCCGGAGCGGGCGAAGAAGGAGAGCCCGTTCGGCGGGCCGATTGCGCACGGCTACCTGACGCTGTCGCTGCTGCCCTCCCTGATGCCGCAGATCGTGGAGATCACCGGCTTCCGGATGGGGGTCAACTACGGCACCGAGAAGGTGCGCTTCCCCTCGCCGGTGCCGGTGGGTGCCAAGGTGCGGGCGGGGGCGACGCTCGAGGCGGCGACCCCCTTCGACGGCGGCGTGCAGATGAACCTCGCCGTCACCGTCGAGATCGAAGGCGGGTCCAAGCCGGCGATGGTCGCGACCGTCGTCTACCGCCGCTACCTGTAG
- a CDS encoding SpoIIE family protein phosphatase, whose protein sequence is MATFASAAPTGSQGDDPLADPLRIAAARRLLLEVPGPAAFDRLSALTARVMGVGHAKVTLFTDHDVVVGGHGLPAGVVGGPGLLTGELSAITVRTGRPLVIPSAADDERVRELPAVTSGQVLSYLGAPLRAASGQVVGALAVYAPEPREWSDDVTELLEQLAASVVAELELSAAQSAVGTSRAWLEVALEASSVGIWERDLRTEAIHWDDRCAAIFGMDSAMELNSLDDVLATHVHPDDHAAIDESMRNAVETGSDYLVEFRALRGDGSVRWVLARGRVVADATGAAARVLGTAVDITEARGQAQERLSAVQRAAAIAEVAAELANAARLDQLADVVMRGAQVLGAQSSALAIFDSADGPLRLHMTGNLLEAVQQGHPEMSLADGVVLPMDDAMPAQHVARHGRRLLLDDHAETVTRFPAVAPVVELLGLRAVAALPLRVEGRVLGTFVAVWNTDHRFAGDDVEVLEALAAQIALSVSRLQADAERGAAVAAMAQANQRLRLLADAGRVLSGTLDIDQQIGHLAKLVVPDLADWCWIVVTDEQGRLYDVASNHRDPARCLEVEAYVATMIATMSERSAARRVTRSGQPLVLSVIDWEDVTRALPDAGARERFARLGATSGVVVPLVARGQGLGALGLFTREERGALSEAEVDTAVEIGRRAGVALHQARLYGQQRDLADALQRSMLTEPPQPEHCEIVVRYVPAAEGAEIGGDWYDAFLQRGGATVLAIGDVVGHDTRAAAAMGQVRGLLRGISYSSGGSPAEVLSELDRAVQGLALDTMATALVAHLEPEPDDEAGRMRLRWANAGHPPPALLASDGSVVLLDGKQADLLLGVAPETVREDHVAVLAPGSTVLLYTDGLVERRDRDIDSGTEQLLEVLGECAGLPLDQLCDRVLEQMFLPDAEDDVAVLAVRLVPED, encoded by the coding sequence GTGGCCACGTTCGCCTCCGCCGCCCCCACGGGCTCGCAGGGGGACGACCCGCTCGCCGATCCGCTGCGGATCGCCGCTGCTCGGCGGCTGCTGCTCGAGGTGCCCGGTCCGGCGGCGTTCGACAGGCTCTCTGCGCTGACCGCGCGGGTGATGGGGGTCGGCCACGCCAAGGTCACCCTGTTCACCGACCACGACGTCGTCGTCGGCGGGCACGGCCTGCCGGCCGGCGTGGTGGGGGGCCCCGGGTTGCTCACCGGGGAGCTGTCGGCGATCACCGTGCGCACCGGCCGGCCGCTGGTCATCCCGTCGGCCGCCGACGACGAGCGGGTCCGCGAGCTGCCGGCCGTCACGTCGGGGCAGGTGCTGTCCTACCTCGGGGCGCCGCTGAGGGCTGCCTCCGGGCAGGTGGTCGGGGCGCTGGCCGTCTACGCCCCCGAGCCGCGCGAGTGGTCCGACGACGTGACGGAGCTCCTCGAGCAGCTGGCGGCCTCCGTCGTCGCCGAGCTGGAGCTCTCCGCGGCCCAGTCGGCCGTCGGCACGTCACGGGCCTGGCTCGAGGTGGCGCTGGAGGCGAGCTCGGTCGGCATCTGGGAGCGTGACCTGCGCACCGAGGCCATCCACTGGGACGACCGGTGCGCGGCCATCTTCGGCATGGATTCGGCGATGGAGCTGAACTCGCTGGACGACGTCCTGGCCACGCACGTGCACCCGGACGACCACGCCGCGATCGACGAGTCCATGCGGAACGCCGTCGAGACGGGCAGTGACTACCTGGTGGAGTTCCGGGCGTTGCGCGGGGACGGCAGCGTGCGTTGGGTGCTGGCTCGCGGCCGGGTCGTGGCCGACGCGACAGGGGCGGCCGCGCGGGTCCTGGGCACGGCCGTGGACATCACGGAGGCGCGCGGGCAGGCCCAGGAGCGCCTCAGCGCGGTGCAGCGCGCCGCCGCGATCGCCGAGGTGGCGGCGGAGCTGGCGAACGCCGCCCGCCTGGACCAGCTCGCCGACGTGGTCATGCGTGGCGCCCAGGTGCTCGGCGCGCAGTCCAGCGCGCTGGCGATCTTCGACTCGGCCGACGGCCCGCTGCGCCTGCACATGACCGGCAACCTCCTCGAAGCGGTGCAGCAGGGGCATCCGGAGATGAGCCTGGCCGACGGCGTCGTGCTGCCCATGGACGACGCGATGCCGGCCCAGCACGTGGCGCGCCACGGGCGCCGGCTGCTGCTGGACGACCACGCCGAGACGGTCACCCGCTTCCCTGCGGTCGCCCCGGTCGTCGAGCTGCTGGGCCTGCGCGCGGTGGCCGCGCTGCCGCTGCGGGTCGAGGGGCGGGTGCTGGGGACGTTCGTGGCGGTCTGGAACACCGACCACCGGTTCGCCGGTGACGACGTCGAGGTGCTCGAAGCGCTGGCCGCCCAGATCGCGCTGAGCGTCTCGCGGCTGCAGGCCGACGCCGAGCGCGGCGCCGCGGTGGCGGCGATGGCCCAGGCCAACCAGCGCCTGCGGTTGCTCGCCGACGCGGGCCGGGTCCTCTCGGGGACCCTCGACATCGACCAGCAGATCGGGCACCTGGCGAAGCTGGTCGTGCCCGATCTCGCCGACTGGTGCTGGATCGTGGTCACCGACGAGCAGGGCCGGCTGTACGACGTCGCCAGCAACCACCGCGACCCTGCCCGGTGCCTCGAGGTCGAGGCGTACGTCGCCACGATGATCGCCACGATGAGCGAGCGGTCCGCCGCCCGACGGGTCACCCGCTCGGGCCAGCCCCTGGTCCTGTCGGTCATCGACTGGGAGGACGTGACCCGGGCGCTGCCCGACGCCGGCGCCCGGGAGCGGTTCGCCCGGCTGGGAGCGACCTCCGGGGTGGTGGTGCCCCTGGTCGCCCGTGGGCAGGGGCTCGGCGCCCTCGGCCTGTTCACCCGTGAGGAGCGGGGCGCGCTCAGCGAGGCCGAGGTGGACACCGCCGTCGAGATCGGCCGGCGGGCGGGTGTGGCGCTGCACCAGGCGCGGCTCTACGGCCAGCAGCGCGACCTGGCCGACGCCCTGCAGCGGAGCATGCTCACCGAGCCGCCGCAGCCCGAGCACTGCGAGATCGTCGTCCGCTACGTGCCGGCCGCGGAGGGCGCCGAGATCGGTGGCGACTGGTACGACGCCTTCCTGCAGCGCGGCGGCGCGACGGTGCTCGCGATCGGCGACGTCGTCGGCCACGACACCCGCGCGGCCGCGGCGATGGGCCAGGTCCGCGGCCTGCTGCGCGGGATCAGCTACTCCAGCGGCGGCTCGCCGGCGGAGGTGCTCAGCGAGCTCGACCGCGCCGTCCAGGGGCTGGCGCTCGACACCATGGCGACCGCGCTGGTCGCCCACCTCGAGCCGGAGCCCGACGACGAGGCCGGCAGGATGCGGCTGCGCTGGGCCAACGCGGGGCACCCGCCGCCGGCGCTGCTGGCCTCCGACGGCAGCGTGGTGCTCCTCGACGGCAAGCAGGCCGACCTGCTCCTCGGGGTGGCGCCGGAGACGGTGCGGGAGGACCACGTCGCCGTCCTCGCGCCGGGCTCGACGGTGCTCCTCTACACCGACGGGCTGGTCGAGCGGCGCGACCGCGACATCGACAGCGGCACCGAGCAGCTGCTGGAGGTGCTCGGCGAGTGCGCCGGGCTGCCGCTGGACCAGCTCTGCGACCGGGTCCTGGAGCAGATGTTCCTCCCCGACGCCGAGGACGACGTCGCCGTCCTCGCCGTCCGGCTGGTGCCCGAGGACTGA
- a CDS encoding HU family DNA-binding protein — translation MAPCPPARPPARPGGRCTAPVPTSGNPARAPRVRVRSRLRAETTARATAYGRKHMNKAELVSAIAKRADVPASTVDSVLAGLQDELVDAITRGEKVAVSGLITVERTQRSARTGRNPQTGESIDIPAANAVKVTAGSNLKKAASSVPV, via the coding sequence ATGGCACCGTGCCCTCCGGCTCGGCCTCCCGCGAGACCGGGCGGCCGGTGCACCGCACCCGTGCCGACATCGGGGAACCCCGCCCGCGCTCCGCGCGTCAGGGTGAGGAGCCGGCTGCGTGCCGAGACCACGGCACGCGCCACCGCCTACGGAAGGAAACACATGAACAAGGCCGAACTGGTCTCCGCCATCGCCAAGCGCGCCGACGTCCCGGCCTCGACCGTGGACTCGGTCCTCGCCGGCCTGCAGGACGAGCTCGTCGACGCCATCACCCGCGGGGAGAAGGTCGCCGTCTCGGGCCTGATCACCGTCGAGCGGACCCAGCGCTCCGCTCGCACCGGCCGCAACCCGCAGACCGGTGAGTCGATCGACATCCCCGCCGCCAACGCCGTCAAGGTGACCGCCGGCTCGAACCTCAAGAAGGCCGCCAGCTCCGTCCCGGTCTGA